A section of the Fimbriimonadaceae bacterium genome encodes:
- a CDS encoding type II secretion system F family protein: protein MIIATLIVGIALSFGLAAAAGLYLWLPSGTDPALSTQREFPRTGSGMGGAPNITRMRRCSPIPWVDRTLSWWPGIDRWERWRQQAGVSLSLDWLLLSVIGPTSFIFLLVAVGGLDPVRGGIVVALLWGSVRGVLATRATRRLRDFQRQLPEALDMMGRSLRAGHSLLAGMKMVSDEFPAPVGLEFGRVVEEATFGVPLGDALSHLTDRFDSAALRFFVTSVMIQRESGGNLAEVITSISQMARKRFELASRVRAVSAEGRLSAMVLFALPLALAGILYVINAEYITILFQDPLGQTMVTVAGMLMICGAAITKRMVTVRI from the coding sequence ATGATTATCGCGACGCTGATCGTGGGTATCGCCTTGTCGTTCGGCCTTGCCGCAGCGGCAGGACTGTATCTGTGGCTGCCGTCCGGAACGGACCCCGCGTTGTCTACGCAGCGAGAGTTCCCGCGCACAGGCTCTGGCATGGGAGGAGCGCCCAACATCACGCGGATGCGCCGCTGCAGCCCCATCCCATGGGTCGACAGAACTCTGTCTTGGTGGCCCGGGATCGATCGGTGGGAGCGGTGGCGTCAGCAGGCTGGGGTATCCCTGTCTCTGGATTGGCTTCTGCTCAGCGTAATCGGGCCGACCAGCTTCATTTTTCTGTTGGTGGCGGTGGGTGGGCTCGATCCGGTGAGGGGAGGTATCGTCGTGGCTCTTCTGTGGGGTAGCGTTCGCGGTGTGCTGGCCACGCGCGCCACTCGAAGGCTGCGCGACTTTCAACGCCAGCTACCCGAGGCGCTGGATATGATGGGACGGTCGTTGCGGGCCGGCCATTCCCTTCTGGCCGGAATGAAAATGGTGTCGGATGAATTCCCCGCACCGGTGGGTCTCGAGTTTGGGCGGGTTGTGGAAGAGGCGACATTCGGAGTCCCGCTGGGCGATGCACTGAGCCATTTGACAGATCGATTCGATTCGGCGGCCCTCAGATTTTTTGTGACCTCTGTAATGATTCAACGCGAATCGGGTGGCAATTTGGCGGAAGTCATTACGTCGATCAGTCAGATGGCGCGAAAGCGTTTCGAGTTGGCCTCCAGGGTGCGGGCGGTGTCCGCAGAGGGGCGGCTCTCAGCGATGGTGCTCTTCGCCTTGCCGCTCGCTCTCGCCGGTATCCTCTACGTGATCAATGCAGAATATATTACGATTCTGTTTCAGGATCCGCTCGGTCAAACGATGGTCACCGTGGCAGGGATGCTGATGATCTGCGGAGCTGCGATCACCAAACGTATGGTGACTGTTCGCATTTAA
- a CDS encoding CpaF family protein: protein MELTDSMSDSAFTGRNALKQRIQERLLARLDFSAMSLLDPIMLRAQLAMLVMQILEEDGAAFSDTDREEVINDVMNEILGLGPLEPLLQDEEVSDILVNTATRIYVERAGKLSLSPSRFRDNRHLRDVIDKIVARVGRRIDESSPMVDARLEDGSRVNAIIPPLALDGPIVSIRKFCRERLQLEHLVAGGALTPEIGEMLKAMVCGRLNILIAGGTGCGKTTMLNLLSGFIPAEERIVTIEDAAELQLRQDHVVRLETRPSNVEGKGEITQRDLVRNSLRMRPDRIVLGEVRGPEALDMLQAMNTGHDGSLATIHANSARDAVTRIETMVAMAGLNLPVHMLRHYVASALDVIVHLSRLSDGTRKLMSVQEVVGMEQDVVVLQEIFRFEQTGLDESRRVRGRFLAAGVRPHFMTRLDALGIAVPPDLFDPNRIREV from the coding sequence CACGGGTCGGAATGCGCTCAAACAACGCATCCAAGAACGATTGTTGGCGCGCTTGGATTTTTCGGCGATGAGTCTCCTCGACCCCATCATGCTTCGAGCACAACTGGCGATGCTGGTCATGCAGATCTTGGAAGAAGACGGCGCCGCGTTCAGCGACACCGACCGGGAAGAGGTGATCAACGACGTGATGAACGAAATTCTCGGCCTGGGTCCTCTGGAGCCGTTGCTGCAGGACGAAGAGGTGAGCGACATTCTCGTGAACACCGCGACGCGCATCTACGTGGAGCGGGCCGGAAAGCTGTCGCTGAGCCCTAGCCGTTTTCGAGACAATCGCCATCTCCGGGACGTCATCGATAAAATCGTCGCCCGCGTCGGGCGACGTATCGATGAATCCTCGCCGATGGTGGATGCCAGATTGGAGGACGGATCTCGTGTAAATGCCATTATTCCTCCGCTTGCGCTCGATGGTCCGATTGTATCCATCCGGAAGTTCTGTCGAGAACGATTGCAGCTGGAGCACTTGGTGGCAGGGGGAGCGTTGACCCCAGAGATCGGCGAAATGCTCAAGGCAATGGTCTGCGGGCGGTTGAATATTCTCATCGCCGGCGGCACCGGTTGCGGGAAAACCACGATGCTGAATCTTCTGTCAGGATTTATTCCGGCGGAGGAACGGATCGTCACGATCGAAGACGCCGCCGAACTACAGCTGCGTCAGGATCACGTGGTACGGTTGGAAACCAGACCCTCCAATGTGGAAGGAAAGGGGGAGATCACGCAGCGGGATCTGGTCCGCAACAGTTTGCGGATGCGGCCCGACCGCATTGTCCTGGGAGAAGTCCGCGGGCCGGAAGCCTTGGATATGCTGCAAGCCATGAATACCGGTCATGACGGATCGCTGGCCACGATTCACGCCAATAGCGCCCGAGACGCGGTCACGCGCATCGAAACTATGGTGGCGATGGCCGGCCTCAATCTGCCCGTTCACATGCTGCGGCACTACGTCGCCTCCGCCCTGGACGTCATTGTGCATCTGAGCCGGCTCTCGGACGGAACCCGAAAGCTTATGAGTGTGCAGGAGGTCGTGGGTATGGAACAAGACGTTGTTGTGCTGCAGGAGATTTTTCGCTTCGAGCAGACCGGGTTAGACGAATCCAGGCGCGTGAGGGGACGGTTTCTCGCCGCCGGCGTGCGTCCGCACTTTATGACGCGGTTGGACGCTCTCGGGATTGCTGTGCCGCCGGACCTGTTCGATCCGAATCGTATTCGAGAGGTGTGA